The Elaeis guineensis isolate ETL-2024a chromosome 14, EG11, whole genome shotgun sequence genome has a segment encoding these proteins:
- the LOC105057265 gene encoding kinesin-like protein KIN-14B isoform X1 produces the protein MDEIYEGKKRSKSIRSLSKSIQSLVGFNKNLTPTWVDSVSRIIKDLSSAKLAGDSRKKGLVLDRVENVGRSDAETDASVLKIRDEIACLNAQLNQLNLEKRQALNDFLDLKGNIRVFCRTRPFLPRENGGYERSVLTSDSTNVFLRIAENKSKQYSFDKVFHQQSTQEEVFSEIEPVIKSALDGYNVCIFAYGQTGTGKTYTMEGRPDNPGAVPRGIEKLFEQASESNFRFLFSFSMLEIYMGNLRDLLVPRSKRLRVHKAPSLSIQTSPDGGIEIEKLVAIKVSNYEQVKRLYELGSRFRSTASTQANSTSSRSHCLTRITLTSLGVPERRRETNKIWMVDLGGSERLLKTKASGRRLEEGKAINLSLSALGDVISALQSKKPHVPYRNSKLTQVLRDSLGSDSKTLMLVHVSPKEEDLCESICSLGFATRVRSIHLESEEPTEERAKKEVAMSELLQKVKQLENEHQHVRRDMETLHERLRILTGSESLNDCHLEFSYLSTEELQSNGPINAQNVPDFSGDSASLPRYMRPTISSQKKTDLDHQNFLNTRKKPPVPPKRRPASVYAESITSRAKDVAWQSECGSEHSISTTSCMNWRNSTDDGTECSQGASDYEIKKVIFPEQEKSPRSMVTSLSQGSVSESESLQAEKINEKKHLVIDSWLHLQMKEQISAYTHQGKRVLANPIEKRSDRCNKRNLERKNDQAEMLGGVTTRKLTVSNKHVNEFTDELKLYDTTELFGEAMSPEKSLKNMAMDERDSFSVDSSFDMTQTKYYMNKDYDQTAEKLKLSPEHQEEFTESTTEVEVDNESSITQAQTPVSKENTISVESYTQEFCGSQKKMEDAEEPCLYFRRARRTLFTDNDLPTTDHKNAATENPAVNGTSFKDEEDCTGNTGIHQQFRQTLQMLWASALLGLGIHSLGYGHDFFHGLMF, from the exons ATGGATGAGATTTATGAAGGGAAAAAACGAAGCAAATCCATCCGAAGTCTGTCAAAATCTATACAATCACTTGTGGGATTCAACAAAAATCTGACTCCCACTTGGGTTGACTCAGTTTCAAGAATAATCAAGGACTTGTCCTCTGCCAAACTAGCCGGTGATTCGCGTAAAAAGGGCCTGGTTTTGGATAGGGTGGAAAATGTTGGTCGCAGTGATGCAGAAACGGATGCTTCTGTGTTGAAGATTAGAG ATGAGATTGCTTGTCTTAATGCCCAACTAAACCAATTAAACTTGGAGAAGAGACAGGCATTGAATgactttttagatttaaaag GGAACATCCGTGTCTTCTGCCGTACAAGGCCATTTCTTCCTAGAGAAAATGGTGGTTATGAGAGATCTGTGCTAACATCGGATTCAACTAATGTTTTCTTAAGAATTGCAGAGAATAAGAGTAAACAATACAGTTTTGATAAGGTTTTCCACCAACAGTCTACACAAG AAGAAGTCTTTTCTGAAATTGAGCCAGTGATCAAATCTGCGTTGGATGGCTATAATGTTTGCATCTTTGCTTACGGGCAGACAGGCACTGGTAAAACTTACACTATG GAGGGCAGGCCAGATAATCCAGGTGCCGTGCCACGTGGTATTGAGAAACTATTTGAACAAGCATCAGAAAGCAACTTTAGATTCCTGTTCAGTTTCAGTATGCTTGAGATTTATATGGGCAATTTAAGAGATTTGCTTGTTCCCAGAAGCAAAAGGCTGAGGGTTCATAAAGCGCCAAG CCTTTCGATCCAAACGAGCCCAGATGGTGGTATCGAGATTGAGAAGCTAGTAGCAATCAAAGTGAGTAACTATGAGCAAGTAAAAAGATTATATGAGCTGGGAAGTCGGTTCAGATCCACAGCTTCTACCCAGGCTAATTCCACATCAAGCAGATCTCACTG CCTGACCCGCATAACATTAACTTCACTCGGTGTACCTGAGAGACGAAGGGAAACAAATAAGATTTGGATGGTTGATCTAGGTGGAAGTGAACGCCTGTTAAAGACAAAAGCAAGTGGAAGAAGGCTCGAAGAGGGAAAAGCCATCAATCTATCACTGTCAGCCCTTGGAGATGTCATCAGTGCACTCCAAAGTAAAAAACCTCATGTGCCTTACAG GAATAGCAAGCTTACACAAGTGCTTAGAGATTCCCTTG GTTCTGACTCAAAAACTTTGATGCTTGTTCACGTCAGTCCCAAAGAAGAAGATTTATGTGAATCTATTTGTTCCTTAGGCTTTGCTACAAGGGTGAGAAGCATCCACCTCGAAAGTGAAGAACCAACA GAAGAGAGAGCTAAGAAAGAAGTTGCAATGTCCGAACTGTTACAAAAGGTGAAACAATTAGAGAATGAACATCAGCATGTCAGAAGAGATATGGAGACTCTCCATGAGAGACTGAGAATTTTGACAGGATCTGAGTCACTAAATGATTGCCATTTGGAATTTTCATACTTATCCACTGAAGAGCTGCAGTCTAATGGGCCAATCAATGCACAAAATGTCCCAGATTTTTCAGGAGATTCAGCTAGCCTGCCTAGATATATGAGGCCAACCATTTCCAGTCAAAAAAAGACTGATTTAGATCACCAGAATTTTTTAAATACTAGGAAGAAACCACCAGTTCCCCCAAAGAGGCGGCCTGCCTCTGTTTATGCTGAATCCATAACTTCCCGAGCAAAGGATGTTGCTTGGCAGTCTGAATGTGGCTCAGAACATAGCATATCCACAACTAGCTGTATGAACTGGAGAAATAGTACAGATGATGGAACAGAATGTAGTCAGGGTGCATCAGATTATGAGATCAAAAAGGTAATTTTCCCTGAACAGGAGAAGTCCCCAAGAAGTATGGTGACTTCTCTTTCCCAGGGAAGTGTCAGTGAGTCGGAAAGTCTTCAGGCCGAAAAGATTAACGAGAAGAAGCACTTAGTCATTGACAGTTGGCTTCATCTACAAATGAAAGAGCAAATAAGTGCATATACTCATCAGGGTAAAAGAGTTCTTGCTAATCCAATTGAGAAAAGAAGTGACCGATGCAATAAACGGAACCTTGAAAGAAAGAATGACCAGGCAGAAATGCTAGGTGGTGTTACTACCAGAAAACTAACAGTTAGCAACAAGCATGTGAATGAGTTTACAGATGAGCTTAAATTGTATGATACGACAGAGCTATTTGGTGAAGCTATGTCTCCTGAAAAATCTCTGAAGAACATGGCAATGGATGAAAGAGACAGTTTCTCAGTTGATTCGTCATTTGACATGACACAGACCAAGTACTATATGAACAAAGATTATGATCAAACAgctgaaaaattaaaattaagccCAGAACATCAAGAAGAATTTACTGAAAGCACCACTGAAGTTGAGGTTGATAATGAATCTTCTATAACGCAAGCACAAACTCCTGTATCCAAAGAAAACACAATATCAGTGGAAAGCTATACTCAAGAATTTTGTGGGTCTCAAAAAAAGATGGAAGATGCTGAGGAACCATGCTTGTATTTTAGAAGAGCAAGAAGAACATTATTTACAGACAATGATCTTCCAACAACTGATCATAAGAATGCAGCAACAGAAAACCCTGCAGTAAATGGTACCAGCTTCAAAGATGAAGAAGACTGCACAGGTAACACGG GAATACATCAACAATTTCGACAGACTCTTCAGATGTTATGGGCAAGTGCACTTCTAGGGCTGGGAATTCACAGTCTAGGATATGGGCATGATTTTTTTCATGGTTTAATGTTTTAA
- the LOC105057265 gene encoding kinesin-like protein KIN-14B isoform X2, with protein MDEIYEGKKRSKSIRSLSKSIQSLVGFNKNLTPTWVDSVSRIIKDLSSAKLAGDSRKKGLVLDRVENVGRSDAETDASVLKIRDEIACLNAQLNQLNLEKRQALNDFLDLKGNIRVFCRTRPFLPRENGGYERSVLTSDSTNVFLRIAENKSKQYSFDKVFHQQSTQEEVFSEIEPVIKSALDGYNVCIFAYGQTGTGKTYTMEGRPDNPGAVPRGIEKLFEQASESNFRFLFSFSMLEIYMGNLRDLLVPRSKRLRVHKAPSLSIQTSPDGGIEIEKLVAIKVSNYEQVKRLYELGSRFRSTASTQANSTSSRSHCLTRITLTSLGVPERRRETNKIWMVDLGGSERLLKTKASGRRLEEGKAINLSLSALGDVISALQSKKPHVPYRNSKLTQVLRDSLGSDSKTLMLVHVSPKEEDLCESICSLGFATRVRSIHLESEEPTEERAKKEVAMSELLQKVKQLENEHQHVRRDMETLHERLRILTGSESLNDCHLEFSYLSTEELQSNGPINAQNVPDFSGDSASLPRYMRPTISSQKKTDLDHQNFLNTRKKPPVPPKRRPASVYAESITSRAKDVAWQSECGSEHSISTTSCMNWRNSTDDGTECSQGASDYEIKKVIFPEQEKSPRSMVTSLSQGSVSESESLQAEKINEKKHLVIDSWLHLQMKEQISAYTHQGKRVLANPIEKRSDRCNKRNLERKNDQAEMLGGVTTRKLTVSNKHVNEFTDELKLYDTTELFGEAMSPEKSLKNMAMDERDSFSVDSSFDMTQTKYYMNKDYDQTAEKLKLSPEHQEEFTESTTEVEVDNESSITQAQTPVSKENTISVESYTQEFCGSQKKMEDAEEPCLYFRRARRTLFTDNDLPTTDHKNAATENPAVNGTSFKDEEDCTGIHQQFRQTLQMLWASALLGLGIHSLGYGHDFFHGLMF; from the exons ATGGATGAGATTTATGAAGGGAAAAAACGAAGCAAATCCATCCGAAGTCTGTCAAAATCTATACAATCACTTGTGGGATTCAACAAAAATCTGACTCCCACTTGGGTTGACTCAGTTTCAAGAATAATCAAGGACTTGTCCTCTGCCAAACTAGCCGGTGATTCGCGTAAAAAGGGCCTGGTTTTGGATAGGGTGGAAAATGTTGGTCGCAGTGATGCAGAAACGGATGCTTCTGTGTTGAAGATTAGAG ATGAGATTGCTTGTCTTAATGCCCAACTAAACCAATTAAACTTGGAGAAGAGACAGGCATTGAATgactttttagatttaaaag GGAACATCCGTGTCTTCTGCCGTACAAGGCCATTTCTTCCTAGAGAAAATGGTGGTTATGAGAGATCTGTGCTAACATCGGATTCAACTAATGTTTTCTTAAGAATTGCAGAGAATAAGAGTAAACAATACAGTTTTGATAAGGTTTTCCACCAACAGTCTACACAAG AAGAAGTCTTTTCTGAAATTGAGCCAGTGATCAAATCTGCGTTGGATGGCTATAATGTTTGCATCTTTGCTTACGGGCAGACAGGCACTGGTAAAACTTACACTATG GAGGGCAGGCCAGATAATCCAGGTGCCGTGCCACGTGGTATTGAGAAACTATTTGAACAAGCATCAGAAAGCAACTTTAGATTCCTGTTCAGTTTCAGTATGCTTGAGATTTATATGGGCAATTTAAGAGATTTGCTTGTTCCCAGAAGCAAAAGGCTGAGGGTTCATAAAGCGCCAAG CCTTTCGATCCAAACGAGCCCAGATGGTGGTATCGAGATTGAGAAGCTAGTAGCAATCAAAGTGAGTAACTATGAGCAAGTAAAAAGATTATATGAGCTGGGAAGTCGGTTCAGATCCACAGCTTCTACCCAGGCTAATTCCACATCAAGCAGATCTCACTG CCTGACCCGCATAACATTAACTTCACTCGGTGTACCTGAGAGACGAAGGGAAACAAATAAGATTTGGATGGTTGATCTAGGTGGAAGTGAACGCCTGTTAAAGACAAAAGCAAGTGGAAGAAGGCTCGAAGAGGGAAAAGCCATCAATCTATCACTGTCAGCCCTTGGAGATGTCATCAGTGCACTCCAAAGTAAAAAACCTCATGTGCCTTACAG GAATAGCAAGCTTACACAAGTGCTTAGAGATTCCCTTG GTTCTGACTCAAAAACTTTGATGCTTGTTCACGTCAGTCCCAAAGAAGAAGATTTATGTGAATCTATTTGTTCCTTAGGCTTTGCTACAAGGGTGAGAAGCATCCACCTCGAAAGTGAAGAACCAACA GAAGAGAGAGCTAAGAAAGAAGTTGCAATGTCCGAACTGTTACAAAAGGTGAAACAATTAGAGAATGAACATCAGCATGTCAGAAGAGATATGGAGACTCTCCATGAGAGACTGAGAATTTTGACAGGATCTGAGTCACTAAATGATTGCCATTTGGAATTTTCATACTTATCCACTGAAGAGCTGCAGTCTAATGGGCCAATCAATGCACAAAATGTCCCAGATTTTTCAGGAGATTCAGCTAGCCTGCCTAGATATATGAGGCCAACCATTTCCAGTCAAAAAAAGACTGATTTAGATCACCAGAATTTTTTAAATACTAGGAAGAAACCACCAGTTCCCCCAAAGAGGCGGCCTGCCTCTGTTTATGCTGAATCCATAACTTCCCGAGCAAAGGATGTTGCTTGGCAGTCTGAATGTGGCTCAGAACATAGCATATCCACAACTAGCTGTATGAACTGGAGAAATAGTACAGATGATGGAACAGAATGTAGTCAGGGTGCATCAGATTATGAGATCAAAAAGGTAATTTTCCCTGAACAGGAGAAGTCCCCAAGAAGTATGGTGACTTCTCTTTCCCAGGGAAGTGTCAGTGAGTCGGAAAGTCTTCAGGCCGAAAAGATTAACGAGAAGAAGCACTTAGTCATTGACAGTTGGCTTCATCTACAAATGAAAGAGCAAATAAGTGCATATACTCATCAGGGTAAAAGAGTTCTTGCTAATCCAATTGAGAAAAGAAGTGACCGATGCAATAAACGGAACCTTGAAAGAAAGAATGACCAGGCAGAAATGCTAGGTGGTGTTACTACCAGAAAACTAACAGTTAGCAACAAGCATGTGAATGAGTTTACAGATGAGCTTAAATTGTATGATACGACAGAGCTATTTGGTGAAGCTATGTCTCCTGAAAAATCTCTGAAGAACATGGCAATGGATGAAAGAGACAGTTTCTCAGTTGATTCGTCATTTGACATGACACAGACCAAGTACTATATGAACAAAGATTATGATCAAACAgctgaaaaattaaaattaagccCAGAACATCAAGAAGAATTTACTGAAAGCACCACTGAAGTTGAGGTTGATAATGAATCTTCTATAACGCAAGCACAAACTCCTGTATCCAAAGAAAACACAATATCAGTGGAAAGCTATACTCAAGAATTTTGTGGGTCTCAAAAAAAGATGGAAGATGCTGAGGAACCATGCTTGTATTTTAGAAGAGCAAGAAGAACATTATTTACAGACAATGATCTTCCAACAACTGATCATAAGAATGCAGCAACAGAAAACCCTGCAGTAAATGGTACCAGCTTCAAAGATGAAGAAGACTGCACAG GAATACATCAACAATTTCGACAGACTCTTCAGATGTTATGGGCAAGTGCACTTCTAGGGCTGGGAATTCACAGTCTAGGATATGGGCATGATTTTTTTCATGGTTTAATGTTTTAA
- the LOC105057265 gene encoding kinesin-like protein KIN-14B isoform X3: MAIMFASLLTGRQALVKLTLWPDNPGAVPRGIEKLFEQASESNFRFLFSFSMLEIYMGNLRDLLVPRSKRLRVHKAPSLSIQTSPDGGIEIEKLVAIKVSNYEQVKRLYELGSRFRSTASTQANSTSSRSHCLTRITLTSLGVPERRRETNKIWMVDLGGSERLLKTKASGRRLEEGKAINLSLSALGDVISALQSKKPHVPYRNSKLTQVLRDSLGSDSKTLMLVHVSPKEEDLCESICSLGFATRVRSIHLESEEPTEERAKKEVAMSELLQKVKQLENEHQHVRRDMETLHERLRILTGSESLNDCHLEFSYLSTEELQSNGPINAQNVPDFSGDSASLPRYMRPTISSQKKTDLDHQNFLNTRKKPPVPPKRRPASVYAESITSRAKDVAWQSECGSEHSISTTSCMNWRNSTDDGTECSQGASDYEIKKVIFPEQEKSPRSMVTSLSQGSVSESESLQAEKINEKKHLVIDSWLHLQMKEQISAYTHQGKRVLANPIEKRSDRCNKRNLERKNDQAEMLGGVTTRKLTVSNKHVNEFTDELKLYDTTELFGEAMSPEKSLKNMAMDERDSFSVDSSFDMTQTKYYMNKDYDQTAEKLKLSPEHQEEFTESTTEVEVDNESSITQAQTPVSKENTISVESYTQEFCGSQKKMEDAEEPCLYFRRARRTLFTDNDLPTTDHKNAATENPAVNGTSFKDEEDCTGNTGIHQQFRQTLQMLWASALLGLGIHSLGYGHDFFHGLMF, from the exons ATGGCTATAATGTTTGCATCTTTGCTTACGGGCAGACAGGCACTGGTAAAACTTACACTATG GCCAGATAATCCAGGTGCCGTGCCACGTGGTATTGAGAAACTATTTGAACAAGCATCAGAAAGCAACTTTAGATTCCTGTTCAGTTTCAGTATGCTTGAGATTTATATGGGCAATTTAAGAGATTTGCTTGTTCCCAGAAGCAAAAGGCTGAGGGTTCATAAAGCGCCAAG CCTTTCGATCCAAACGAGCCCAGATGGTGGTATCGAGATTGAGAAGCTAGTAGCAATCAAAGTGAGTAACTATGAGCAAGTAAAAAGATTATATGAGCTGGGAAGTCGGTTCAGATCCACAGCTTCTACCCAGGCTAATTCCACATCAAGCAGATCTCACTG CCTGACCCGCATAACATTAACTTCACTCGGTGTACCTGAGAGACGAAGGGAAACAAATAAGATTTGGATGGTTGATCTAGGTGGAAGTGAACGCCTGTTAAAGACAAAAGCAAGTGGAAGAAGGCTCGAAGAGGGAAAAGCCATCAATCTATCACTGTCAGCCCTTGGAGATGTCATCAGTGCACTCCAAAGTAAAAAACCTCATGTGCCTTACAG GAATAGCAAGCTTACACAAGTGCTTAGAGATTCCCTTG GTTCTGACTCAAAAACTTTGATGCTTGTTCACGTCAGTCCCAAAGAAGAAGATTTATGTGAATCTATTTGTTCCTTAGGCTTTGCTACAAGGGTGAGAAGCATCCACCTCGAAAGTGAAGAACCAACA GAAGAGAGAGCTAAGAAAGAAGTTGCAATGTCCGAACTGTTACAAAAGGTGAAACAATTAGAGAATGAACATCAGCATGTCAGAAGAGATATGGAGACTCTCCATGAGAGACTGAGAATTTTGACAGGATCTGAGTCACTAAATGATTGCCATTTGGAATTTTCATACTTATCCACTGAAGAGCTGCAGTCTAATGGGCCAATCAATGCACAAAATGTCCCAGATTTTTCAGGAGATTCAGCTAGCCTGCCTAGATATATGAGGCCAACCATTTCCAGTCAAAAAAAGACTGATTTAGATCACCAGAATTTTTTAAATACTAGGAAGAAACCACCAGTTCCCCCAAAGAGGCGGCCTGCCTCTGTTTATGCTGAATCCATAACTTCCCGAGCAAAGGATGTTGCTTGGCAGTCTGAATGTGGCTCAGAACATAGCATATCCACAACTAGCTGTATGAACTGGAGAAATAGTACAGATGATGGAACAGAATGTAGTCAGGGTGCATCAGATTATGAGATCAAAAAGGTAATTTTCCCTGAACAGGAGAAGTCCCCAAGAAGTATGGTGACTTCTCTTTCCCAGGGAAGTGTCAGTGAGTCGGAAAGTCTTCAGGCCGAAAAGATTAACGAGAAGAAGCACTTAGTCATTGACAGTTGGCTTCATCTACAAATGAAAGAGCAAATAAGTGCATATACTCATCAGGGTAAAAGAGTTCTTGCTAATCCAATTGAGAAAAGAAGTGACCGATGCAATAAACGGAACCTTGAAAGAAAGAATGACCAGGCAGAAATGCTAGGTGGTGTTACTACCAGAAAACTAACAGTTAGCAACAAGCATGTGAATGAGTTTACAGATGAGCTTAAATTGTATGATACGACAGAGCTATTTGGTGAAGCTATGTCTCCTGAAAAATCTCTGAAGAACATGGCAATGGATGAAAGAGACAGTTTCTCAGTTGATTCGTCATTTGACATGACACAGACCAAGTACTATATGAACAAAGATTATGATCAAACAgctgaaaaattaaaattaagccCAGAACATCAAGAAGAATTTACTGAAAGCACCACTGAAGTTGAGGTTGATAATGAATCTTCTATAACGCAAGCACAAACTCCTGTATCCAAAGAAAACACAATATCAGTGGAAAGCTATACTCAAGAATTTTGTGGGTCTCAAAAAAAGATGGAAGATGCTGAGGAACCATGCTTGTATTTTAGAAGAGCAAGAAGAACATTATTTACAGACAATGATCTTCCAACAACTGATCATAAGAATGCAGCAACAGAAAACCCTGCAGTAAATGGTACCAGCTTCAAAGATGAAGAAGACTGCACAGGTAACACGG GAATACATCAACAATTTCGACAGACTCTTCAGATGTTATGGGCAAGTGCACTTCTAGGGCTGGGAATTCACAGTCTAGGATATGGGCATGATTTTTTTCATGGTTTAATGTTTTAA
- the LOC105057267 gene encoding pentatricopeptide repeat-containing protein At5g56310 — MLRRFLSPRFFSSLPFPAPSPIKDNTHLTPLPRLLHLLNHSSTFEHIAQIHGFMLSRGLDADNLLLGNFIHACSLLGFKDYAFSVFERKDQPDIYLYNTTIRSLSKTDSALDAISLFSRIQSVGLRPDTYSFPFVLKVVARLTMLELGEEIHGQIVRVGLRCDIHISTGLINMYSACGDIQHARLLFDEICHRDVVSWNAMVAGYVKVGDMDNAHALFGWMPERNVISWTTMIAGYAQMNRPDEAVAIFRRMQLEDDVEPDEVALLGVLSACAQLGALDLGEWIHGYVDKHRLYKTVPLMNALIDMYAKSGNIDKAMEVFENMKHKSIVTWTTMIAGFALHGLGNEALDMFDRMERENVKPNDVTFLAILSACSHAGQTHLGRWYFRRMRSLYNIKPRIEHYGCMVDLLGRAGFLGEACDLIRDMPFEANGAIWGALLAAARIHDDVELGLQALRHLIEVEPQNGGNYILLSNIYAAHEKWDDVGKLRKVMKDRGVNKVPGGSSIEVDGMVHEFTSRDGSHPCFERIYRVLYEINGHLKMIGYVPRLHGGLLDFEEG; from the coding sequence ATGCTCCGACGATTTCTCTCTCCCCGATTCTTCTCCTCCCTTCCCTTCCCCGCTCCCTCTCCCATCAAAGATAACACCCATCTCACCCCACTCCCTCGTCTCCTCCACCTCCTGAACCACTCCTCCACCTTCGAACACATAGCCCAGATTCACGGCTTCATGCTCTCTCGAGGCCTCGACGCCGACAACCTCCTCCTCGGCAACTTCATCCACGCTTGCTCTCTCCTGGGTTTCAAAGACTACGCCTTTTCCGTCTTCGAACGCAAAGACCAACCCGATATCTATCTCTACAACACCACGATCCGAAGCCTCTCTAAAACTGATTCAGCTTTAGATGCCATTTCTCTCTTCAGTAGAATCCAATCCGTCGGTCTTCGACCCGATACCTATTCCTTCCCTTTCGTACTGAAGGTGGTTGCTCGATTGACCATGCTTGAATTGGGCGAAGAGATTCACGGCCAAATTGTCCGAGTCGGGCTGCGTTGTGATATTCATATCTCGACCGGTCTTATTAATATGTACTCAGCCTGTGGAGACATCCAGCATGCCCGGCTTCTGTTTGATGAAATTTGTCATAGAGATGTTGTTTCATGGAATGCGATGGTTGCGGGCTATGTCAAGGTTGGGGATATGGACAATGCACACGCGCTTTTTGGGTGGATGCCCGAAAGGAATGTGATCTCGTGGACGACGATGATCGCCGGCTATGCTCAGATGAACCGCCCGGATGAGGCAGTTGCTATTTTTCGGCGGATGCAGCTGGAGGACGACGTTGAGCCCGATGAGGTCGCATTGTTGGGAGTTCTTTCAGCTTGTGCTCAGTTGGGTGCATTGGATCTGGGAGAATGGATACACGGTTACGTAGACAAGCATAGGTTATACAAGACTGTTCCATTGATGAATGCATTAATAGATATGTACGCAAAATCTGGAAACATAGATAAAGCGATGGAGGTGTTTGAGAATATGAAGCATAAGAGCATTGTAACTTGGACCACGATGATTGCTGGGTTTGCTCTGCATGGGCTTGGAAATGAAGCGCTTGACATGTTTGATCGAATGGAGAGAGAGAATGTTAAGCCAAATGATGTTACTTTTCTAGCCATCCTATCTGCTTGCAGCCATGCTGGACAAACTCATCTGGGTCGGTGGTATTTTCGCCGCATGCGTTCATTGTACAACATCAAACCTAGGATTGAGCACTACGGATGCATGGTTGATCTCCTTGGTCGGGCAGGCTTTCTAGGAGAGGCATGTGATCTAATAAGAGATATGCCATTTGAGGCAAATGGAGCCATATGGGGAGCTCTTCTAGCTGCTGCTCGGATCCATGATGATGTTGAGCTAGGACTGCAAGCCTTGAGGCATCTCATTGAAGTTGAGCCCCAGAATGGTGGGAATTATATCCTTCTATCTAATATTTATGCAGCACATGAGAAGTGGGATGATGTTGGAAAGCTGAGGAAAGTGATGAAAGATAGGGGAGTAAATAAAGTGCCGGGAGGGAGTTCTATTGAAGTTGATGGCATGGTCCATGAATTTACCTCCAGAGATGGATCTCATCCTTGCTTTGAGAGGATATACAGAGTTTTGTATGAGATAAATGGGCACTTAAAAATGATTGGGTATGTTCCGAGGCTTCATGGAGGACTCCTTGATTTTGAAGAAGGATAA